Proteins from one Calditrichota bacterium genomic window:
- a CDS encoding T9SS C-terminal target domain-containing protein gives MKRTHLLMLLVLLGAGQATSQQRDWRVHSRGLLHQTVFNTGELGRAYSAGGTIQPGMPCMEWPPYSRIVLERTNYPGQHNSFGSGIWIAGTRPSGRKYAFCGAVSNSSGDPVPVVGVYSVPLDIQRIENFPVLADGSLNPAFDPDEAEEIIIARWDTPVGVRVTRTSRAWSYPGYDSFIIYEYEFQNVTGDTLKDVFVTFANTFAPSMFGYQRNHGSWTESAFRGQPPAGLGDHFARFDLKRWMSYNHEREGLPDPVFFEEWSTPGNRGGLNSPQAVGIVVLHYDYEHLCRRDQTQQVFLATGDSAGMWDENGKAKQPFLLRYENGNLPPEAKTATWMDPTLRRKTGIWQGTEDSTRFCTQFEPLLWAYWKGRTKTSANLSWWQPVSRAYGFYPYILPPNETMYFSVAEVVGYGPGVAGDRKYKDLGGNVRGGVDAGFYFNPVPSWYDTLQYEYLGTKNYIGSTYLQNHPLPWYVTPGVVSIRDVADRAIQMYTGRPLVKYDTLQYKPEEAPPKGRYDTVPIPFPAPAIRVEDTHAAANRIIWGPQVEEFNCRRLRARLSHYLVLRAPHPLGPWTIIDSVGIRDPRYFENGEYAVLDPYSNLGDNVAYAVLSVDELGGRSGMTNLTLHETQAPPKERLGKVYVVPNPLIVSSGLSGSDPAGEIGDRVQFMGLTKRCIIRIFSYSGQLVMTIKHERETFGNPWYQLSVNNQLIASGVYYFVVEDLDTGDRSSGKFVVIH, from the coding sequence ATGAAACGCACTCACTTGCTGATGCTTCTGGTCTTGTTGGGTGCCGGCCAGGCTACCAGTCAACAACGTGACTGGCGGGTGCACTCGCGGGGCCTGCTTCATCAAACCGTGTTCAACACTGGAGAGCTGGGGCGAGCCTACAGTGCCGGCGGCACAATCCAGCCGGGCATGCCGTGCATGGAGTGGCCACCGTACTCGCGGATTGTCCTGGAAAGGACAAACTACCCTGGCCAGCACAATTCCTTCGGCAGTGGGATCTGGATAGCGGGCACGCGACCAAGTGGGCGCAAGTATGCGTTCTGCGGCGCGGTATCAAATAGCAGCGGAGACCCAGTGCCCGTCGTCGGGGTCTACAGCGTGCCTCTGGACATCCAGAGAATCGAGAACTTTCCGGTGCTCGCCGATGGTTCGCTTAACCCGGCTTTCGACCCTGACGAAGCGGAGGAGATCATCATCGCTCGCTGGGACACCCCAGTTGGTGTTCGCGTCACCCGCACAAGCCGGGCGTGGAGTTATCCTGGTTACGACAGCTTCATCATCTATGAGTACGAGTTTCAGAACGTGACAGGCGACACGCTCAAGGACGTGTTCGTCACCTTTGCAAACACTTTTGCCCCGTCGATGTTTGGCTACCAGCGCAACCACGGGAGCTGGACGGAGAGTGCATTTCGCGGGCAACCTCCGGCAGGCCTCGGTGATCATTTCGCCCGTTTCGACCTGAAGCGTTGGATGAGCTACAATCACGAGCGGGAAGGCCTTCCCGACCCGGTCTTTTTCGAGGAGTGGTCGACGCCAGGCAATCGTGGTGGCCTCAATTCGCCCCAAGCGGTGGGCATCGTCGTGTTGCACTATGACTATGAGCACCTGTGCCGGAGAGACCAGACCCAGCAGGTGTTCTTGGCAACCGGCGACAGTGCAGGCATGTGGGACGAAAACGGCAAGGCAAAACAGCCCTTCCTGCTCCGCTACGAAAACGGCAACCTGCCGCCGGAGGCGAAGACGGCGACATGGATGGACCCCACTTTGCGGCGCAAGACGGGAATTTGGCAGGGTACAGAGGACTCGACCCGCTTCTGTACACAGTTCGAACCGCTTTTATGGGCGTATTGGAAAGGTCGCACCAAGACCTCGGCAAATCTTTCGTGGTGGCAGCCGGTCTCGCGAGCCTATGGTTTCTATCCCTATATCCTTCCCCCGAACGAAACGATGTATTTCTCGGTGGCGGAGGTGGTGGGGTACGGGCCCGGAGTGGCCGGGGATAGGAAGTACAAAGACCTGGGGGGCAATGTTCGTGGCGGCGTGGACGCGGGGTTCTACTTCAACCCTGTGCCCAGCTGGTACGACACCCTGCAGTACGAGTACCTGGGCACCAAGAATTACATTGGCAGCACCTATCTGCAGAATCATCCCCTTCCCTGGTACGTGACGCCGGGCGTCGTCTCCATCCGTGACGTGGCAGACAGGGCCATCCAGATGTACACCGGGCGGCCGCTGGTAAAGTACGACACCTTGCAGTACAAGCCGGAAGAGGCGCCGCCCAAGGGGAGATACGATACGGTGCCAATTCCCTTCCCGGCTCCCGCCATCAGAGTGGAAGACACGCACGCGGCCGCGAACAGGATCATCTGGGGCCCGCAGGTGGAAGAATTCAACTGTCGACGACTCCGCGCACGGCTGAGTCACTACCTGGTGCTTCGCGCACCGCATCCACTCGGACCGTGGACGATCATAGACTCGGTGGGGATCAGGGACCCGAGGTATTTCGAGAACGGGGAGTATGCGGTCTTGGACCCGTATAGCAATCTTGGAGATAATGTCGCTTACGCGGTGCTATCCGTGGATGAGTTAGGCGGCAGGAGTGGGATGACTAATCTCACTCTGCACGAAACTCAGGCGCCGCCGAAGGAAAGATTGGGGAAAGTGTACGTGGTCCCCAATCCCCTCATTGTTAGCAGCGGATTGAGCGGCTCGGACCCGGCCGGCGAAATCGGCGATAGAGTCCAATTCATGGGCCTGACCAAGCGCTGCATCATTCGCATCTTTTCCTATTCCGGGCAGCTGGTGATGACGATCAAACATGAACGGGAGACGTTCGGCAACCCATGGTATCAACTGAGCGTTAACAACCAGCTGATCGCTTCGGGAGTGTACTACTTTGTGGTGGAAGACCTCGATACGGGCGACCGCTCGAGCGGAAAGTTTGTGGTAATCCACTAA